A window of the Macaca nemestrina isolate mMacNem1 chromosome X, mMacNem.hap1, whole genome shotgun sequence genome harbors these coding sequences:
- the LOC105481426 gene encoding ubiquitin carboxyl-terminal hydrolase 26: protein MAALFLHGFVQVGNCKTGMSKSKESFIEAVEGRKKDRLVLYFKNGKCNTFQLSDNIQNVVLRSCRGNQNHLHLTLQNNNVLFIEGLSSTDAEQLKTFLDRVHQNKVQSPVRPGKGRNVFSSTTTQKEINKTSFHKVDEKSSRKSFEIAKGSGTGVLQRMPLLTSKSSTLTCGELPENQHKKRKRMLSSSSEMNEEFLKENNSVEYKKSKADRLRCVSYNQKKQLKLKELEENKKLECESSCIMNATGSPYLDDIGFLQALTEKMVLAFLLQPGYSDGYTKWDKLKLFFELFPEKICHGLPNLGNTCYMNAVLQSLLSIPSFADDLLNQSFPWGKIPLNALTMCLARLLFFKDTYNVEIKEMLLLNIKKAISAVAEIFHGNAQNDAHEFLAHCLDQLKDNMEKLNTIWKPKSEFGEDNFPKRIFADDPDTNGFSCPVITNFELELLHSIACKACGQVILKTELNNYLSINLPQGMKARPSSIQSTFDLFFGAEELEYKCAKCKHKTSVGVHSFSRLPRILIVHLKRYSLNEFCSLKKNGREVVISKYLKVSSHCNEGTRPPLPLSEDGEITDFQLLKVIRKMTSGSISVSWPSTKEPKDILASHIGSDTESEQKKGQTVFKGASRRQQQKHLGKNSKPNEPESVYSGDRAFIEKEPLAHLMAYLEDTSLCQFHKAGGKPASSPDICLAEVHFQTVPENPKRKKYVKTSKFVAFDSIINRTKDLYEDKNVRILKRFQKVSEQTQQCDAMRICEQAPQQALPRSFPKPGVQGHTKNLTKPTKLNLQKPNRNSLPALGSNKNPRNKDILDKIKSKAKETKRNDDKGDHTYRLISVVSHLGKTLKSGHYICDAYDFEKQIWFTYNDMQVLGIQEAQMQEDRRCTGYIFFYMHNEIFEEMLKREENAQLKSKEVEETLQKE from the coding sequence aTGGCTGCCCTATTCCTACATGGTTTTGTCCAAGTAGGGAACTGCAAGACTGGGATGTCTAAGTCAAAAGAATCATTCATTGAAgcagtggaaggaaggaagaaagatagACTGGTGCTCtatttcaaaaatggaaaatgtaacACTTTTCAGCTAAGTGATAATATTCAAAACGTAGTCCTAAGATCCTGTAGAGGAAACCAAAATCACCTGCATTTaactttacaaaataataatgtcTTGTTTATTGAAGGATTATCCTCCACAGATGCTGAACAATTGAAGACATTCCTGGACAGAGTTCATCAAAACAAGGTTCAGTCACCTGTGAGACCTGGTAAGGGTAGGAATGTCTTTTCTAGCACAACAACACAGAAGGAAATCAACAAAACTTCATTCCACAAAGTTGATGAGAAATCAAGTAGGAAATCTTTTGAGATAGCAAAAGGAAGTGGGACAGGTGTCCTTCAGAGGATGCCTTTGCTTACATCAAAATCGTCAACACTTACTTGCGGAGAGTTAcctgaaaatcagcacaagaagaggaaaagaatgcTCTCATCTAGCTCAGAGATGAATGAGGAattcttgaaagaaaataattctgtaGAATACAAGAAATCcaaggcagatcgcttgaggtgtGTAAGCTATAATCAAAAGAAACAATTGAAGTTAAAAGAGTTAGAAGAGAATAAGAAATTGGAATGTGAATCTTCGTGCATCATGAACGCTACTGGAAGTCCTTACCTAGATGACATTGGATTTCTCCAAGCTCTCACTGAGAAAATGGTTTTGGCATTTCTATTACAACCAGGGTATAGTGACGGTTACACAAAGTGGgataaattaaaactattttttgaattatttccagAGAAAATATGCCACGGCCTCCCCAATTTGGGAAACACCTGTTATATGAATGCAGTTTTACAGTCTCTACTTTCGATTCCATCGTTTGCTGATGATTTACTTAATCAGAGTTTCCCATGGGGTAAAATTCCCCTTAATGCTCTTACCATGTGCTTGGCACGGCTACTTTTTTTCAAAGATACTTATAATGTAGAAATCAAGGAGATGTTACTCTTGAATATTAAAAAGGCCATTTCAGCAGTTGCAGAGATATTCCATGGCAATGCACAGAACGATGCTCATGAGTTTTTAGCTCACTGTTTAGATCAGCTGAAAGATAACATGGAAAAACTCAACACAATTTGGAAGCCTAAAAGTGAATTTGGGGAAGATAATTTTCCTAAACGGATTTTTGCTGATGATCCTGATACCAATGGGTTTTCTTGCCCTGTCATTACTAATTTTGAGTTAGAGTTGTTGCACTCCATTGCTTGTAAAGCTTGTGGTCAGGTTATTCTCAAGACAGAGCTGAATAATTACCTCTCCATCAACCTTCCCCAAGGAATGAAAGCACGCCCTTCATCTATTCAGTCtacttttgatcttttttttggAGCAGAAGAGCTTGAGTATAAATGTGCAAAATGTAAGCACAAGACTTCTGTTGGAGTGCACTCATTCAGTAGGCTACCTAGAATCCTTATCGTTCACCTCAAACGCTATAGCTTGAATGAGTTTTGTTCATTGAAGAAGAATGGCCGGGAGGTCGTCATTTCCAAGTATTTAAAGGTGTCTTCTCATTGCAATGAAGGCACCAGACCACCTCTTCCCTTGAGTGAGGATGGAGAAATTACGGATTTCCAATTATTAAAAGTTATTCGAAAGATGACTTCTGGAAGCATCAGTGTATCATGGCCTTCAACAAAGGAACCCAAAGATATCCTAGCTTCACACATTGGATCAGATACGGAGTCTGaacaaaaaaaaggccagacAGTCTTTAAAGGGGCAAGCAGAAGACAGCAGCAAAAACACCTTGGAAAAAATTCTAAACCAAATGAGCCAGAATCTGTATACTCAGGAGATCGAGCATTCATTGAAAAAGAACCGTTAGCTCACTTAATGGCATATCTGGAAGATACCTCACTTTGTCAGTTCCACAAAGCTGGAGGTAAACCTGCCAGCAGCCCAGACATATGTCTTGCAGAAGTTCACTTTCAAACAGTCCCTGAAAATCCAAAACGAAAGAAATATGTGAAAACCAGTAAGTTTGTAGCTTTTGATAGCATTATCAATCGTACTAAAGATTTGTATGAAGATAAAAATGTCAGAATTCTCAAAAGATTCCAAAAAGTGTCTGAACAGACTCAGCAGTGTGATGCTATGAGAATCTGTGAACAAGCCCCTCAGCAGGCACTACCTCGAAGCTTTCCAAAGCCAGGTGTCCAGGGGCACACAAAGAACCTCACAAAACCTACAAAATTAAATCTCCAGAAGCCTAACAGGAATTCCCTACCTGCACTGGGTTCCAATAAGAACCcaagaaacaaagacattttaGATAAGATAAAATCTAAAgccaaggaaacaaaaagaaatgacgATAAGGGAGATCATACCTACCGGCTCATTAGTGTTGTCAGCCATCTTGGGAAGACTCTAAAGTCAGGCCATTATATCTGTGATGCCTATGACTTTGAGAAGCAGATCTGGTTCACTTACAATGATATGCAGGTGTTAGGTATCCAGGAGGCCCAGATGCAGGAGGATAGGCGTTGCACTGGGTACATCTTCTTTTACATGCATAATGAGATCTTTGAAGAGATgttgaaaagagaagagaatgccCAGCTTAAGAGCAAGGAAGTAGAGGAGACCCTTCAGAAGGAGTAA